A part of Bufo bufo chromosome 7, aBufBuf1.1, whole genome shotgun sequence genomic DNA contains:
- the SP3 gene encoding transcription factor Sp3 isoform X1, producing the protein MTAPEQPVKREEMAAMEVDGQSEYLQHGNSSDESDQGGGGGGGQKWRLIRPSNIFPVFNSPILTEDLTSVQLTGGPNRWEVLTPAQAALKDEAGNIVQLPGGATVTSSGQYVLPLQTLQNQHLFSVAQGTDNSNGTLSNVQYQVIPQLQTSDGQQVQLGFATSDNGGLDQDSGQIQIIPGNSSLLSSNQNILTQAGQLQQIQGVTIGGSAYGGQTQVVANVPLGLPGNITFVPINSVDLDSLGLSGSAEGMTGITADGHLISAGQAIDSSDTSERTAEQEHVSPEGGETNSETDLYVPTSSSSQLPVTIDSTGMLQGGNSLADSPSGHMQTTDLQGNYIQTSDESQNIQVSTSQSLVQQIHLQDSQQSTSQAQLVQSIAQQAIQAVHAGGQGISSQALQNLQLQLNPGTFLIQAQTVTPSGQIAWQTFQVQGVQNLQNLQIQNSSPQQITLTPVQTLTLGQVSGGGGLSTGQLPNLQTVTVNSVDAAGIHFQHGEHSDSPTAIRIKEEEPDPEEWQLTGDSTVNTNDLTHLRVQVVDDELDQPNQEGKRLRRVACTCPNCKDGAGRGTNLGKKKQHICHIPGCGKVYGKTSHLRAHLRWHSGERPFVCTWMFCGKRFTRSDELQRHRRTHTGEKKFVCPECSKRFMRSDHLAKHIKTHQNKKGIHASSAVLASIEAKPDDTLITAEGTTLILANIQQGSVSGIGTVNTGIGGQDLLSNSEIPLQLVTVSGNEAIE; encoded by the exons aaatggagactcatcagaccaagcaacatttttccagtcttcaacagtccaattttg ACTGAGGATTTGACATCGGTGCAATTGACAGGAGGCCCTAATAGATGGGAAGTTTTGACTCCAGCCCAAGCTGCATTGAAAGATGAAGCTGGAAATATAGTTCAGCTTCCAGGTGGTGCTACAGTAACTTCAAGTGGACAGTATGTGCTGCCCCTTCAGACTCTTCAGAATCAGCATCTCTTTTCGGTAGCGCAAGGAACAGACAATTCTAATGGCACGCTTTCTAATGTGCAGTATCAAGTCATACCACAGCTTCAGACCTCTGATGGCCAGCAGGTCCAGCTTGGCTTTGCCACATCTGATAATGGTGGTTTAGATCAAGATTCTGGCCAGATTCAGATTATTCCTGGGAATTCTAGTCTTTTGTCATCAAATCAAAATATATTAACACAAGCTGGTCAACTTCAGCAGATTCAAGGAGTTACAATTGGCGGCTCGGCCTATGGAGGACAAACCCAAGTTGTTGCTAATGTCCCACTTGGTCTTCCGGGTAACATCACGTTTGTTCCCATAAATAGCGTTGACCTAGATTCACTGGGTCTGTCTGGTAGCGCAGAAGGCATGACGGGCATTACTGCAGATGGACACTTGATAAGTGCAGGGCAAGCCATAGATAGCTCTGATACTTCTGAAAGGACTGCAGAGCAAGAGCATGTTTCTCCTGAAGGCGGTgaaacaaactcggaaacagaTTTGTATGTGCCAACCTCTTCTTCATCTCAGCTTCCTGTCACTATAGACAGCACAGGAATGCTTCAGGGTGGAAACAGTTTGGCAGACAGTCCATCTGGGCACATGCAAACAACCGATCTTCAGGGAAACTACATCCAAACGTCAGATGAGTCACAGAACATTCAGGTCTCCACGTCACAATCATTGGTACAGCAAATCCATCTTCAAGATAGTCAGCAGTCCACCAGTCAAGCCCAGCTTGTACAGAGCATTGCGCAGCAGGCAATCCAGGCTGTTCATGCAGGAGGTCAAGGCATATCGTCACAAGCTTTGCAAAACCTTCAATTGCAGCTGAACCCTGGAACATTCTTAATTCAAGCCCAAACAGTGACTCCTTCTGGTCAAATTGCCTGGCAGACATTTCAAGTTCAAGGTGTCCAGAATTTGCAAAACTTGCAGATTCAGAATTCGTCTCCTCAACAGATAACGTTGACACCTGTGCAGACACTCACCCTTGGCCAAGTTTCCGGAGGGGGTGGTTTAAGTACTGGTCAGTTGCCAAACCTGCAAACCGTTACAGTAAACTCTGTGGACGCTGCTGGTATCCATTTTCAGCACGGAGAGCATTCGGACAGCCCTACAG CTATACGGATTAAGGAAGAAGAACCAGATCCAGAGGAGTGGCAACTTACTGGGGATTCGACAGTCAATACCAATGATTTAACTCATCTGAGAGTCCAAGTTGTTGATGATGAACTTGACCAACCAAATCAAGAGGGAAAACGACTTCGGAGAGTGGCTTGCACTTGTCCCAACTGTAAAGATGGAGCTGGAAG GGGTACCAACCTGGGAAAAAAGAAGCAACACATCTGTCATATCCCAGGATGTGGTAAAGTGTATGGTAAAACATCACATCTAAGGGCTCATCTGCGTTGGCATTCTGGGGAACGTCCATTTGTGTGTACTTGGATGTTCTGTGGCAAAAGGTTTACACGAAGTGATGAGCTACAGCGACACAGAAGAACACATACTG GTGAAAAGAAGTTTGTCTGCCCAGAGTGTTCTAAACGATTTATGAGAAGCGATCACCTTGCCAAACACATTAAAACCCATCAGAATAAGAAAGGCATTCATGCCAGCAGTGCTGTATTGGCATCCATAGAAGCTAAGCCAGATGATACATTGATAACTGCCGAAGGTACAACCCTTATTCTTGCAAACATTCAACAGGGGTCTGTATCCGGCATAGGAACTGTAAACACGGGCATCGGCGGTCAAGATCTCCTCTCCAATTCAGAGATTCCCCTTCAGCTTGTCACTGTTTCTGGAAATGAGGCAATTGAGTAA
- the SP3 gene encoding transcription factor Sp3 isoform X2 → MTAPEQPVKREEMAAMEVDGQSEYLQHGNSSDESDQGGGGGGGQTEDLTSVQLTGGPNRWEVLTPAQAALKDEAGNIVQLPGGATVTSSGQYVLPLQTLQNQHLFSVAQGTDNSNGTLSNVQYQVIPQLQTSDGQQVQLGFATSDNGGLDQDSGQIQIIPGNSSLLSSNQNILTQAGQLQQIQGVTIGGSAYGGQTQVVANVPLGLPGNITFVPINSVDLDSLGLSGSAEGMTGITADGHLISAGQAIDSSDTSERTAEQEHVSPEGGETNSETDLYVPTSSSSQLPVTIDSTGMLQGGNSLADSPSGHMQTTDLQGNYIQTSDESQNIQVSTSQSLVQQIHLQDSQQSTSQAQLVQSIAQQAIQAVHAGGQGISSQALQNLQLQLNPGTFLIQAQTVTPSGQIAWQTFQVQGVQNLQNLQIQNSSPQQITLTPVQTLTLGQVSGGGGLSTGQLPNLQTVTVNSVDAAGIHFQHGEHSDSPTAIRIKEEEPDPEEWQLTGDSTVNTNDLTHLRVQVVDDELDQPNQEGKRLRRVACTCPNCKDGAGRGTNLGKKKQHICHIPGCGKVYGKTSHLRAHLRWHSGERPFVCTWMFCGKRFTRSDELQRHRRTHTGEKKFVCPECSKRFMRSDHLAKHIKTHQNKKGIHASSAVLASIEAKPDDTLITAEGTTLILANIQQGSVSGIGTVNTGIGGQDLLSNSEIPLQLVTVSGNEAIE, encoded by the exons ACTGAGGATTTGACATCGGTGCAATTGACAGGAGGCCCTAATAGATGGGAAGTTTTGACTCCAGCCCAAGCTGCATTGAAAGATGAAGCTGGAAATATAGTTCAGCTTCCAGGTGGTGCTACAGTAACTTCAAGTGGACAGTATGTGCTGCCCCTTCAGACTCTTCAGAATCAGCATCTCTTTTCGGTAGCGCAAGGAACAGACAATTCTAATGGCACGCTTTCTAATGTGCAGTATCAAGTCATACCACAGCTTCAGACCTCTGATGGCCAGCAGGTCCAGCTTGGCTTTGCCACATCTGATAATGGTGGTTTAGATCAAGATTCTGGCCAGATTCAGATTATTCCTGGGAATTCTAGTCTTTTGTCATCAAATCAAAATATATTAACACAAGCTGGTCAACTTCAGCAGATTCAAGGAGTTACAATTGGCGGCTCGGCCTATGGAGGACAAACCCAAGTTGTTGCTAATGTCCCACTTGGTCTTCCGGGTAACATCACGTTTGTTCCCATAAATAGCGTTGACCTAGATTCACTGGGTCTGTCTGGTAGCGCAGAAGGCATGACGGGCATTACTGCAGATGGACACTTGATAAGTGCAGGGCAAGCCATAGATAGCTCTGATACTTCTGAAAGGACTGCAGAGCAAGAGCATGTTTCTCCTGAAGGCGGTgaaacaaactcggaaacagaTTTGTATGTGCCAACCTCTTCTTCATCTCAGCTTCCTGTCACTATAGACAGCACAGGAATGCTTCAGGGTGGAAACAGTTTGGCAGACAGTCCATCTGGGCACATGCAAACAACCGATCTTCAGGGAAACTACATCCAAACGTCAGATGAGTCACAGAACATTCAGGTCTCCACGTCACAATCATTGGTACAGCAAATCCATCTTCAAGATAGTCAGCAGTCCACCAGTCAAGCCCAGCTTGTACAGAGCATTGCGCAGCAGGCAATCCAGGCTGTTCATGCAGGAGGTCAAGGCATATCGTCACAAGCTTTGCAAAACCTTCAATTGCAGCTGAACCCTGGAACATTCTTAATTCAAGCCCAAACAGTGACTCCTTCTGGTCAAATTGCCTGGCAGACATTTCAAGTTCAAGGTGTCCAGAATTTGCAAAACTTGCAGATTCAGAATTCGTCTCCTCAACAGATAACGTTGACACCTGTGCAGACACTCACCCTTGGCCAAGTTTCCGGAGGGGGTGGTTTAAGTACTGGTCAGTTGCCAAACCTGCAAACCGTTACAGTAAACTCTGTGGACGCTGCTGGTATCCATTTTCAGCACGGAGAGCATTCGGACAGCCCTACAG CTATACGGATTAAGGAAGAAGAACCAGATCCAGAGGAGTGGCAACTTACTGGGGATTCGACAGTCAATACCAATGATTTAACTCATCTGAGAGTCCAAGTTGTTGATGATGAACTTGACCAACCAAATCAAGAGGGAAAACGACTTCGGAGAGTGGCTTGCACTTGTCCCAACTGTAAAGATGGAGCTGGAAG GGGTACCAACCTGGGAAAAAAGAAGCAACACATCTGTCATATCCCAGGATGTGGTAAAGTGTATGGTAAAACATCACATCTAAGGGCTCATCTGCGTTGGCATTCTGGGGAACGTCCATTTGTGTGTACTTGGATGTTCTGTGGCAAAAGGTTTACACGAAGTGATGAGCTACAGCGACACAGAAGAACACATACTG GTGAAAAGAAGTTTGTCTGCCCAGAGTGTTCTAAACGATTTATGAGAAGCGATCACCTTGCCAAACACATTAAAACCCATCAGAATAAGAAAGGCATTCATGCCAGCAGTGCTGTATTGGCATCCATAGAAGCTAAGCCAGATGATACATTGATAACTGCCGAAGGTACAACCCTTATTCTTGCAAACATTCAACAGGGGTCTGTATCCGGCATAGGAACTGTAAACACGGGCATCGGCGGTCAAGATCTCCTCTCCAATTCAGAGATTCCCCTTCAGCTTGTCACTGTTTCTGGAAATGAGGCAATTGAGTAA